Part of the Streptomyces sp. NBC_01460 genome, CGGTGGCGCGGCAGAATCGTTCCCCCCTCACTCCGTTGGAGGGCTTCACGCCTGCCCGCACACGGGCGAGGCGTCCCGCGCGGCTCACTCGTCGGTCGGCACGCAGAGCACCGGGACGGTCGACAGGTGCAGGAGCTTGTGCGGGGTGGAGCCGAGCAGCGCCCCCCGCATCGGGCTCTCGCCCCAGCTGCCCACCACGATGACCCTCGCCGCGTGGCGCGCGGCGGCTTCGATCAGCGCCTGTGCCGGGCTCAGGTCGATGACCTCGACCGTGGTCGGCACGTCGGCCTCCTCCGCCGCGGTGACCGCCCGTTCCAGCCCTGTACGCCCGGCCTGGCGGATGGCGTCGTAATGGGCGCGGTACTCCTCGCCGGTGGGGCCGGGCGGGGCCGCCCCGTAGACCAGGACGAGCCGCTCGCCGAACGCGGCGGCCACCTCGATCGCCGCCCGCAGGGCACGCGCCGCGCCCGGCGATTCGTCGTACCCGAGGACCACGGACATGTCAGCGCTCCTTGCCGTGCACGAGACCGGGATCGACCACACCGCGGCGCTCGGCCCAGAAGGCGGGTGACCGGAACCGCAGCACCACCATGAGCACCACACCGACGAGGCTGATGCAGATGCCGATGACGAGCGGCGGTCCCAGCCCGAACCATGATGTCCCGCTGTAGGAGTTGGCCGGGTCCGACATATCCATGACCGACCGGACGAGCAGCCATGTCAGCAGACCTGCGCCGACCACCGGGCCGAGGCCGATGAGGAAGAAGTTGCGCGCGCTCTCGGTGAGATGGCGGCGGTAGTAGACCGCGCACGCCACCCCGGTGAGCGCGTAGTAGAAGGCGATGAGGAGGGACAGCGCGGTCAGCGAGTCGAAGAGGGCGTTCTCGCTGATCCGGTTGACGACGAGGTACCAGGCGATGGCGATGACCGCCACCCACCAGGTGCTCACGTCGGGGGTCCGGAACCGCGGGCTGATGTGGGCGAAGTGCGCGGGGAGCGCGTGGCGGCGGGCCATCGACAGAGCGGTGCGTGAGGCCGGGATGATGGTGGTCTGGGTCGAGGCGAGCGCCGACGTCGCGACCGCGAGCAGCACGATCCAGTCCCAGCTCCCCATGACCTCGCCGGCGAGCAGGGCGAAGATGAACTCCTCCTCGTCGGCGTTCTCGGCGAGGTAGTCAGGACCGGCGAAGGCGACGACCGCGAAGCCGACGGACAGGTAGGTCACCAGCAGGATCACCGTCGACCACACGCCCGCCCTGCCGGGAGCGGTCGCGGAGTCCTCCACCTCCTCGGTGAGGTTGACGCACGACTCCCAGCCCCAGTAGATGAACACCCCCAGCAGCAGACCTCCCGTGAGCGCCGAGCCGCCCGCTCCGAAGGGGTTGAGCCACTCGACGGCGGGCGTGACGGAGTCGAAGTCGGTCGAGCCCGCGTAGACGCGGTAGAGCGCGACGATCACGAAGACGAGGAGGAACGCCACCTGAGCCAGGATCAGGACGTTCTGCACCTTGGCCGAGATCTCGGTCCCGATGACGCACAGGCCGGTCATCACCACGATCAGGACCACGGTGAGCAACTGGCGGACGAAGGTGTTCTCGGCCCAGCTGTCGAGGCCGACGGCCATCAGCCCGAAGCTGACGGCGACGTCCGCCAGTGACCCGACCACGAGCACACCGGTCATGGTGATGGCCCAGCCGCCGAGCCACCCGGTCCACGGCCCCAGGGCGCGGGTGACCCAGGAGAACGTCGTCCCGCAGTCCTGGTCGACCTTGTTCAGGTAGTAGAAGGCCGCGGCGATGAGGAGCATCGGCACGAAGGAGGCGAAGAGCGCTCCGGGTGCGTAGATACCGACGAGCGCCACGATCGGGCCGATGACCGCCGCCACCGAGTAGGCCGGTGACGTGGCGTTCAGTCCGATGACGAGCGCGTCGACGAAGCCGATCGCGTTCGGCTTCAAGCTTGCCGGCGGTCCTGATCCGGCACGGTCCTCTGCCACGCTCCCTCACTAGGGTCACAGGCCTGAAGAGAAGGCGGAATATGTCGTTTCGTATGCTATTGAGCTGATTCACGGTGTGCACGTCCGACGACTCCCTCGGGGCCGCCGCAGACGTGTTCACCGTCATTGCTCGCGCATGCCCCACGGCGAGCCGTACTCGGTCAGGAGATCGAGGAACGGCCGGGGCGGCATGGCCTCGGGGCCCAGCACCCCGGTGCCGCCCCACGCGCCGCCCGCCACCAGTTCGAGAGCGGCCACGGGGTTGATCGCGGTCTGCCAGACCACGGCCTGGGAACCGTACTCACGCATCGACCACTGGTTGTCGACCACGTGGTACAGGTAGACCTCGCGGGGCTTGCCGTCCTTGCTGCCCTTCACCCAGGTGCCCGCGCACGTCCTGCCGTGCATCCGTTCCCCCAGTCCGGCCGGATCGGGCAGGCAGGCGGCCACCACGTCCCTCGGCGACACCTGCGCGTCACCGGCGCCGCTCTTCACGGACACGGGGTCCGTACGGTCGAGGCCCAGCTTGTTGAGGGTGCGCAGCACCCCGATGAACTCGTCGCCCAGGCCGTACTTGAACGTGACGCGCCGGGCCTTCAGCCAGCGGGGGACGAGCAGGACCTCCTCGTGCTCGACGTTGACGCACTCGACGGGCCCGATGCCCTCCGGGAAGTCGAAGACCTCCGGTTCGCTGAAGGGGGCGGTGGTGAACCAGCCCCGCCCCTCCTCGTAGACGACCGGTGGGTTCAGGCACTCCTCGATGGTCGTCCAGATGCTGAAGGACGGGGCGAAGTCGTGGCCCTCCACCGTGAGGTCGGCGCCGTCGCGGATGCCGATCTCCTCGATCTCGTCGAAGAGCTCGTCGGAGGCGTACCGGGCGAACACGTCCGAGAGCCCGGGCTCGACCCCCATGCCGACCAGTGCGAGAAGCCCCGCGGCCTCCCAGTCCGCCGCCCGGTCGAACTGCGCGTCCCCGAGTTTGACGCCGCACTCCTCGTAGGGGCGGGACGGGTGGGGCCGGGAGAGCGACATCGCCATGTCCAGGTAGTGCGCGCCGTGGGCGAGAGCCGCCTCGAACAGCGGCATGACGAAGCGCGGGTCCGTGGCGTTCAGCAGCACGTCGCAGCGGTGTTCGGCGAGGGCGGCGCGCACGGCCGCCGGGTCGGAGGCGTCGAGCCGGACGGCTCCGAAGCGGTCCCCGCGCTCCCCGAGGGCGGCGACGGCGGCCTCCGCCCGTGCGGCGTCGTAGTCGGCGACCGCCATGTGCTCGAAGAAGGGCCGCCGGGCGGCGATCCTTGTGATCGCCGTCCCCACCCCTCCCGCGCCGACCAGGAGAACACGCATGGGACACCACTCCTCTGCCGAGCCGACGGCACGGCCGGGCCGGCCGGTCCGGTGGAGTGGGGACGCTAACAGCCCGGATGGCGGGCTGCGGGCAGCGCCGGGCCGGTGTCCCGTGTCCGGGATGCCCCGGCTCCGGTGAGCCACCCGGACGGGCTCCCCGGGGCCCGGGGCGGGAGCCGTGCCGGGTGGGGTCCTGGCCGTCGGCGTGACCGGACGCGGAGAAGGAGCCGGCCCCACCGGCGGGGGGATGCCGGTGGGGCCGGGTGCTCGCGGAGGTGCGGGGGGGGTGCACCTGCCGGAGCTCGGGTCACAAGGTCTCGTGCCCCGCTTCCGGGAACCTATGCACGGTGCCGGAGCGTGGATCCCGCACCGCCGGCGGGCGGGGTCCGGCGGGCCGTCCGGGGGACGCTCACGGAAGGCGCCAGTCCACCGGCTGCTCCCCCAGCCCGACCAGGAAGTCGTTGGTGCGGCTGAACGGCCGCGACCCGAAGAAGCCGCGGTCGGCCGACATCGGAGAGGGGTGCGCGGACTCGACCGCGGGCAGGTCCCCGAGGAGCGGCCGCACGTTGCGCGCGTCCCGCCCCCACAGCACGGAGACCATGGGCTTGCCGCGCGCGGCCAGGGCGCGGATGGCCTGCTCGGTCACCTCTTCCCAGCCCTTGCCGCGGTGGGCGGCGGGCTTGCCCGGCGCTGTGGTCAGCGCGCGGTTGAGCAGCAGCACCCCCTGCCGGGTCCACGGCGTGAGGTCTCCGTTGGACGGCCTCGGGATGCCGAGGTCCGCGTGCAGCTCCCGGAAGATGTTCTCCAGGCTGCCCGGGAGGCGCCGTACGTCGGGGGCGACCGCGAAGCTGAGCCCGATCGCCATGCCCGGGGTCGGATAGGGGTCCTGACCCACGATCAGGACGCGGACGTCGTCGAAGGGCTGCTGGAAGGCGCGCAGGACGTTCGCACCCGCAGGCAGGTAGGTGCGGCCCGCCCCGATCTCCGCGCGGAGGAAATCCCCCATCGCCGCGACCCGGCCGGCCACGGGCTCCAGGGCCTGAGCCCATCCGGGCTCCACAAGTTCACTCAACGGTCGCGCTGCCACGGGTGTCACCCTACCGGCCTACACCGACAACGTGATCATGCGGTCCCCGCAGGAGGCGCCCGGGGGTAGGCTGCGCCGCGTCGTCAGTCACCCCAGTCCCCCGGAGCCGTTCCATGAGGTCGCTCAGGCGGTGTCGTCCCCAGTGAGAGAAACCGTCGAACAGCGTTCGGCCGGGCGGTGGTTGCCGTGACCGGCGCCCGTGGCTCGTTCGTCCTCGGGGTGGACTCGGGCGGCTCCGGACTGAGAGTGGCCCTGGGGAGCCCGGACACCACGCACCCGGTCGCCACGGACGTCTGCGCCGAGCCGGTGCGGACGGGGCCGGCCGGCATCGACGCCGGACATCTGCTGGAACAGCTGCTGCCCGCGGCCCGGCGACTGCTGGAGCGGGCGGGTCCCGGGGCGTCCGTCTCCGCCGTGGTGGTCGGGGCGGCGGGCATGGCGACGCTCGGTGACCAGTTGCGCGCCGAGGTGCCCGCCGCCCTCGCGGACGCGCTGGGCGTACGGCGGGTGGCCCTGGCGGCCGACGCGGTGACCGCGTACGCGGGGGCGCTGGGGCAGCGGCCCGGGGCGGTCGTCGCCGGCGGGACCGGCATGATCGCGCTCGGCACCGATCTCCGGACCTGGCGCCGGGCGGACGGCTGGGGTCATCTGCTCGGGGACAGCGGCGGGGGCGCCTGGATCGGCCGGGCAGGGCTCGACGCGGCGATGCGGGCCCACGACGGCCGTCGCGGTGGTTCACCCGCGCTGCTGGAGCGGCTGGAGGCGGTCCTCGGTCCCGTCACCGGTCTTCCGGGCCTGCTCTATCCGCGCACGGACCGTCCCGCGCTGCTGGCCTCCTTCGCCCCCGAAGTCGCCGCCTGCGCCCTCGACGACGAGGTCGCGGCGGGGATCCTGCGGGGGGCCGCGGCCCACATCGCCGAGGCCGCGGCCGCGGTGTGTCCCGGCGCCGCCGAGTCCGGCCCCGGCGGCTGCGAAGTCGCCCTCACCGGTGGGCTCTTCCGCATGGGCGAGCCGCTTCTCGCGCCGCTCCGCGGGGAGCTGGCCGAGCAGGTCCCGCAGGCACGCGTGGTGCCGGCGGCGGGCGACCCGCTGCACGGCGCGCTGGAGCTCGCCCGGGCGCTCGCCGGACCGGGGCTGCGCATCCCACCCCACCCGCGCCTCCTGTTCGTACCGGGAGTAACGTAGACGATTCGAGCGATCATCCGCCCGGACAGAGCAGGTCAGTAGCCTGCTTTGCCACTCAACAGACATATACGGACAGATGACGTCCTGCCGCCCCCTCCCCGAACAGAGGGGCACCCAAAACCAGTAGCATGCGGCGCCATGAGCACCCCCACTGGGCCCGCTTCCGGCCTGCCTGTACGAATGCCGCGACCTCGCCAGTCCGGACGGCACCGCCGCCCGGAGCCCGTGGTCGCACCTGAGGGCGCTGCCGCGCTCGTTCTTGCCCTTCCCGGTACCCCTTCCCCGGCCTCGCGCAGCCTGGCCGAGGAAGTCATCAGCATCGCCCGATCCGAGCTGCCCGGCCTGAACGCGCAGATCGGTTATCTCGACGGCGACGACGCCGAATATCCGGCGCTCGCCTCCGTACTCACCCATGCCGCAGCCGAGCGCACCGCGCGCTACGAGCAGGCCACCGCCGCCGGCCGCGAGGTCGCCGAGCCCTCGGGCCCGTCCGCCGTCGTGGTGCCGCTGCTCGCGGGGCCGGACAGCGCCCTGATCCGGCGCATACGGCAGGCCGTCATGGAGAGCGGTACGCAGGCGGAGCTGACCGACGTCCTCGGTCCGCACCCGCTGCTCGCCGAGGCTCTGCACGTGCGCCTCTCGGAGGCCGGCCTGGCACGTGCCGACCGGGCGCGGCTCTTCACCGTGGCGACCGCGGCCGACGGCATCGTGCTGGCCACGGTCGGGGGCGAGGAGGCCGTGCAGGCCGCCGGGATCACCGGCATGCTGCTGGCCGCCCGGCTCGCGGTGCCCGTGATGGCGGCGGCCCTGGACGTGGAGGGGTCGGTGGCCTCGATCGCGGCGCAGCTGCAGAACTCCGGCTCCGCGCAGCTCGCGCTCGCGCCGTACCTGGTGGGCCCGGAGATCGACGCCGGGCTGCTGGACGCGGCCGCGAAGGAGGCCGGCTGCGCGACCGCCGAGCCGCTCGGCGCGTACCCGGCCATCGGCAAGCTCGTGCTCTCGCTGTACGCGACGACGCTGGGGATCACCCCCGCGACGCCGCAGGGGGCTCCGGCGCACTGATCCGCGCCACCCCGCACCCGGACGACGAGGCGCGGACCGGTTCCCTCCGGTCCGCGCCTCACGGCGTCGCGGGTCCCTGTCTCGGCGCCCGCCGGGGCAGGGACCCGAGGTCAGGCGAAGACCACGCAGGAGGCGGCCGGGACCTCGACGGAGCCGGCGTGCTCCGGAACACCCGTCTCCGCGTCCACGGCGAACCAGCTGACGTTCCCCGAGTGCTCGTTGGCGGCGTAGAGCCACTGCCCCGAGGGATCGAGGGTGAGATCACGGGGCCAGCGTCCGCCGCAGCCCACGGCCGCCGCCAGGACGGGCTTCTCGGCCGTCTCGTCGAGCGTGAGGACCGAGATGCTGTCGTGCCCCCGGTTGGCGGTCCACAGGAACCGGCCGTCGTGCGAGACCACCACCTCCGACGGATACGTACGCACGGCGGCACCCTCGTCGTGGTCGTACGGCAGCACCGGCGCCTCCCCGAGCGGCTCGAGAAGCCCGGCGACGGCGTCCCAGCGGCACACGGTGACGGTCGGTTCCAGCTCGTTCAGGACGTAGGCGTGTCGCCCGGACGGGTGAAAGGCGAGATGGCGCGGTCCCGTCCCCGGCCGCAGTGCTGTCTCGGAGTGCGGCAGCAGGGAGCCCTTGGCCGGGTCGACGGCGCAGACGCGTACGGAGTCCGTCCCGAGGTCCACGCTCAGCACCCACCGCCCCGAGGGGTCGGCCAGCACCTGATGCGCGTGCGGGCCGGACTGCCGGCCGTCGTCCGGTCCGCGGCCCTCGTGCCGCAGCACGGCCGCCGCCGGGCCGAGCGTGCCGTCGTCGGACACCGGCAGCATGGTGACGCTGCCGGACCCGTAGTTGGCGGTGAGGAGATGGTCCTCGGCGAGGGCCAGGTGCGTGGGACCGCTCCCGTCCACCGGCCGCACCTCGCCGATCAGCCGCGGAGTGCCGTCGTCATCGACGGCGAAGGCCGCGGCGGCACCTTCG contains:
- a CDS encoding uracil-DNA glycosylase, which codes for MAARPLSELVEPGWAQALEPVAGRVAAMGDFLRAEIGAGRTYLPAGANVLRAFQQPFDDVRVLIVGQDPYPTPGMAIGLSFAVAPDVRRLPGSLENIFRELHADLGIPRPSNGDLTPWTRQGVLLLNRALTTAPGKPAAHRGKGWEEVTEQAIRALAARGKPMVSVLWGRDARNVRPLLGDLPAVESAHPSPMSADRGFFGSRPFSRTNDFLVGLGEQPVDWRLP
- a CDS encoding APC family permease, with product MAEDRAGSGPPASLKPNAIGFVDALVIGLNATSPAYSVAAVIGPIVALVGIYAPGALFASFVPMLLIAAAFYYLNKVDQDCGTTFSWVTRALGPWTGWLGGWAITMTGVLVVGSLADVAVSFGLMAVGLDSWAENTFVRQLLTVVLIVVMTGLCVIGTEISAKVQNVLILAQVAFLLVFVIVALYRVYAGSTDFDSVTPAVEWLNPFGAGGSALTGGLLLGVFIYWGWESCVNLTEEVEDSATAPGRAGVWSTVILLVTYLSVGFAVVAFAGPDYLAENADEEEFIFALLAGEVMGSWDWIVLLAVATSALASTQTTIIPASRTALSMARRHALPAHFAHISPRFRTPDVSTWWVAVIAIAWYLVVNRISENALFDSLTALSLLIAFYYALTGVACAVYYRRHLTESARNFFLIGLGPVVGAGLLTWLLVRSVMDMSDPANSYSGTSWFGLGPPLVIGICISLVGVVLMVVLRFRSPAFWAERRGVVDPGLVHGKER
- a CDS encoding universal stress protein, producing MSVVLGYDESPGAARALRAAIEVAAAFGERLVLVYGAAPPGPTGEEYRAHYDAIRQAGRTGLERAVTAAEEADVPTTVEVIDLSPAQALIEAAARHAARVIVVGSWGESPMRGALLGSTPHKLLHLSTVPVLCVPTDE
- a CDS encoding sirohydrochlorin chelatase; its protein translation is MSTPTGPASGLPVRMPRPRQSGRHRRPEPVVAPEGAAALVLALPGTPSPASRSLAEEVISIARSELPGLNAQIGYLDGDDAEYPALASVLTHAAAERTARYEQATAAGREVAEPSGPSAVVVPLLAGPDSALIRRIRQAVMESGTQAELTDVLGPHPLLAEALHVRLSEAGLARADRARLFTVATAADGIVLATVGGEEAVQAAGITGMLLAARLAVPVMAAALDVEGSVASIAAQLQNSGSAQLALAPYLVGPEIDAGLLDAAAKEAGCATAEPLGAYPAIGKLVLSLYATTLGITPATPQGAPAH
- a CDS encoding saccharopine dehydrogenase family protein, giving the protein MRVLLVGAGGVGTAITRIAARRPFFEHMAVADYDAARAEAAVAALGERGDRFGAVRLDASDPAAVRAALAEHRCDVLLNATDPRFVMPLFEAALAHGAHYLDMAMSLSRPHPSRPYEECGVKLGDAQFDRAADWEAAGLLALVGMGVEPGLSDVFARYASDELFDEIEEIGIRDGADLTVEGHDFAPSFSIWTTIEECLNPPVVYEEGRGWFTTAPFSEPEVFDFPEGIGPVECVNVEHEEVLLVPRWLKARRVTFKYGLGDEFIGVLRTLNKLGLDRTDPVSVKSGAGDAQVSPRDVVAACLPDPAGLGERMHGRTCAGTWVKGSKDGKPREVYLYHVVDNQWSMREYGSQAVVWQTAINPVAALELVAGGAWGGTGVLGPEAMPPRPFLDLLTEYGSPWGMREQ
- a CDS encoding lactonase family protein; the encoded protein is MGADHAQRAFIGSFTSAGGRGITVAAVDRDTGALTVLASTDAVADPSFLTVGHAPGADGTVLYAVSEADEGAAAAFAVDDDGTPRLIGEVRPVDGSGPTHLALAEDHLLTANYGSGSVTMLPVSDDGTLGPAAAVLRHEGRGPDDGRQSGPHAHQVLADPSGRWVLSVDLGTDSVRVCAVDPAKGSLLPHSETALRPGTGPRHLAFHPSGRHAYVLNELEPTVTVCRWDAVAGLLEPLGEAPVLPYDHDEGAAVRTYPSEVVVSHDGRFLWTANRGHDSISVLTLDETAEKPVLAAAVGCGGRWPRDLTLDPSGQWLYAANEHSGNVSWFAVDAETGVPEHAGSVEVPAASCVVFA
- a CDS encoding N-acetylglucosamine kinase, which translates into the protein MTGARGSFVLGVDSGGSGLRVALGSPDTTHPVATDVCAEPVRTGPAGIDAGHLLEQLLPAARRLLERAGPGASVSAVVVGAAGMATLGDQLRAEVPAALADALGVRRVALAADAVTAYAGALGQRPGAVVAGGTGMIALGTDLRTWRRADGWGHLLGDSGGGAWIGRAGLDAAMRAHDGRRGGSPALLERLEAVLGPVTGLPGLLYPRTDRPALLASFAPEVAACALDDEVAAGILRGAAAHIAEAAAAVCPGAAESGPGGCEVALTGGLFRMGEPLLAPLRGELAEQVPQARVVPAAGDPLHGALELARALAGPGLRIPPHPRLLFVPGVT